One genomic segment of Rhinopithecus roxellana isolate Shanxi Qingling chromosome 6, ASM756505v1, whole genome shotgun sequence includes these proteins:
- the TPST1 gene encoding protein-tyrosine sulfotransferase 1 isoform X3 encodes MVGKLKQNLLLACLVISSVTVFYLGQHAMECHHRIEERSQPVKLESTRTTVRTGLDLKANKTFAYHKDMPLIFIGGVPRSGTTLMRAMLDAHPDIRCGEETRVIPRILALKQMWSRSSKEKIRLDEAGVTDEVLDSAMQAFLLEIIVKHGEPAPYLCNKDPFALKSLTYLARLFPNAKFLLMVRDGRASVHSMISRKVTIAGFDLNSYRDCLTKWNRAIETMYNQCMEVGYKKCMLVHYEQLVLHPERWMRTLLKFLQIPWNHSVLHHEEMIGKAGGVSLSKFPNDPFLSLPYTIF; translated from the coding sequence ATGGTTGGAAAGCTGAAGCAGAACTTACTATTGGCATGTCTGGTGATTAGTTCTGTGACTGTGTTTTACTTGGGCCAGCATGCCATGGAATGCCATCACCGGATAGAGGAACGTAGCCAGCCAGTCAAATTGGAGAGCACAAGGACCACTGTGAGAACTGGTCTGGACCTCAAAGCCAACAAAACCTTTGCCTATCACAAAGATATGCCTTTAATATTTATTGGAGGTGTGCCTCGGAGTGGAACCACACTGATGAGGGCCATGCTGGACGCACATCCTGACATTCGCTGTGGAGAGGAAACCAGGGTCATTCCCCGAATCCTGGCCCTGAAGCAGATGTGGTCACGGTCAAGTAAAGAGAAGATCCGCCTGGATGAGGCTGGTGTTACTGATGAAGTGCTGGATTCTGCCATGCAAGCTTTCTTACTAGAAATCATTGTTAAGCATGGGGAGCCAGCCCCTTATTTATGTAATAAAGATCCTTTTGCCCTGAAATCTTTAACTTACCTTGCTAGGTTATTCCCCAATGCCAAATTTCTCCTGATGGTCCGAGATGGCCGGGCATCAGTACATTCGATGATTTCTCGAAAAGTTACTATAGCTGGATTTGACCTGAACAGCTATAGGGACTGTTTGACCAAGTGGAATCGTGCTATAGAGACCATGTATAACCAGTGTATGGAGGTTGGTTATAAAAAGTGCATGTTGGTTCACTATGAACAACTTGTCTTACATCCTGAACGATGGATGAGAACACTCTTAAAGTTCCTCCAGATTCCATGGAACCATTCGGTATTGCACCATGAAGAGATGATTGGGAAAGCTGGGGGAGTGTCTCTGTCAAA